TCACCTAATTGCATTAACCATTGTGCACCCAAAACAATATCAGCTACCTTGATATCAAGAATGAAGGTTTCTAACCGGAATCCAAATCCTTGCATATGCAGCGGCACCTGATTGCATTTGGAAACACAGCCAATACACTCGCCATTACCAACATACACATTCAACTGTGGTACTTGAGTGATTGGTAAGCCCACTTTCCTTGCTGTCGCTGACTTCATGAAATTATGGGTGCTTCCCCCATCCACTAATACCATTACTGGGTTCCCTTCACAGGTTCCAGCAATTCTGATAGTTTCTGGGTGGTACACCCTTACCATGGCATTGAAGCTGATCTCCACCACGCCTTCCTCTGGACTGGGTGTTCTCAAGCTGGCCGAGTCTCCTTCTGGATTAGTCATTTTGGTCTGCCACCCCTGAAGTAACTCATCCATTTCTTCACCTCCCACAAGTAGTAGAAAGGATGATTTGCACTTATGTCCCACCGAATACTTTTCATCACAATAATAGCAAAGTCCCTTCTCACGTCGCTGTTTAATCTCGACAGCTGTGAGTCGACGATGTGGAGTATTGCTCCCGCTTTGTGAGCCGGGGGGTCCCTTTTCAAGTACCGGGGACTTCAATGATGCGGATGATGAGGGTGGTCGTAGCAACGGTGGCCGAACAGGGCTGAGAGTGGTAGGAGTACCTCCGGCAGTACGGTGGCTGTGTGGTCGCAGATTGAGAGAATTTGCACTATGCTTCTGCTCATGAAGTTTGGCAAGGGCGACCGCTTCCACATATGTCTTAGGCTTCGCAAGCATGAGCTCGCACTTGAGTGCATCGTTCAACCCAGTCGTAAAGAGTGACACTAGCCAATCCTCCGTCAGTCCCGTGACTTGGTTGGACAGATCTTCGAATTGGGACTGGTACTCTGCGACCGTGGAATGTTGTTGAAGATCTTTCAACGCTGCCTTTGGGTCATGAAAAATATTGCGGCCGAATCTAGTGCATAGCGCCTCCAAGAATCCCTCCCAAGTATACGTGATGTCATTATTTACGCACCAACGACACCAAGTATATGCTGGGCCGGTGAGGTGGAAGGACAAGAGCCGCACTCTCCACGCCTCTGGTACCGCATAAAGCTCGAAATACTCCCTGACTCTGAAGGTCCATTCCTCCACTCCCTCGCCGTTAAAAAACTGGTAGCTCGGCCCGAACTCCCTTCGGCCATTGTGACAGATGGAGATTCCCCGTAGAACTTGCGAAATCGAAACTCTCTCCATGTTCCAGTATCGCTTGCTTGAGCTTCAAACtttccttgagcatcttctcaaTGCTCTTAACCGACGTTTCCACAGATCCAAGTCAGCTTTGGGTTTCCACGACCTGAGCGATGGTTTCGATCTGCCCTCTCTGAAGCGCTACGATCTCGGACCGATGTTGTTGGTAAGCATCCTCCAAGCAGGACAGTGGAGTTCCTAATTCCATTTCCGAATCTCTCAATGAGAACACCAAATTGTTAAACTCAAATACTCAATGAATACAAAATATGAAAATGCACATGAACGAGATGAAAggtgaatgaaaaataggaaTTAAGCAAAATTCAACAATCACTAGTAGTTGCAATGACGCTACCCCCAACTTGGAGTCCTGGGAGAATGACTCCTTTACACACTTTGGTAATTCTGTATCCCTCTCTCTTCTTATCCATTACTTTTTATTCCTCTGAGATCCTAACTAACTGCTTATATGGATTGACTATCATGCTCTCTCTCTATTAGTTCATATGGTAATCCTTCATTCATGATGGgactcttctttctctcttactTGTTGGGTCTTTCTCAGTTACTAGCCCACCTGCTGTTTCAACATTTTTTTTTGGTTCCTCAATTAGACTCCTGTTGTTTTGAATTTGTTGGCTGTGTTCCTTGTTAGACGTATCAAGTTTCCACCTTATGGAAAGGGGTGAGGAATATAGCTAAAGATTCAGCATTAGCGCCATAATATCTATTGTATATTTCATATTTGTATTCCTTTTCTATTCAGTTTTCCAAAACCAATCAAGAGCGCGAGACTTGGGCAAATTTTTGGATTGTTGAATGAGCCCGCCCATAGCAATGTAAAGACAAATGTTGAATAAATATGCTATCAATTATGTCTGCATGcccttattttaaaatttaaatatggaCACACTATATTCTAAACTATAGCCTATAGTCTTCAGATCTTGACCAACATTAAACCCACCCAATCCGTATTCTTTCTCGTTGACCAAACCAAAAACACAGATACAGCttcaacaaaacaaaataaaaaatactgaaaGTAAAAACTTTACACAATTATATTATCACTTTCTGTGATCTCCAAACTTCACAACGTTATCTAGCTTTAGTGGGTTTGCCAGCTTCCACACTAGCATCAAATCAAAGACAGCAAAGATCTGATTTGAAAGGCCAACCAGTAATCCACCCTAACTAACTTATTACGCACTTTTTTATTTAGCTATGCAGATATAGAGTGTATAAGTGCTTTAGACAGCTGTACTGTCATGAAAAGTCTAATTTTTAAGAAATATAGAAATCAGACTGTTCAATTTTTAAGAGATATAAAAATCAAACCGTCTGATTTTTTTTGTACAAAAATCGAATGTTCTAGtaatttctttttgtttgtttttaataaaaaataatttattcaaagCCATGAACAGATTTTGTAGGAAAAATTCATTGTATTGTTGTGGTAAGCATACACTTAGAGATGAAGATACTAGCAGAGTAATTCAAACTGCACAATTTCAAGAACTCAGCAGACATGTGCTTTAAAACAGGGTTGCAACCGCTTTGAATCACCAGAAGCAGCTTCGCCGCCAACCCAGCCTCCACCGCCTCGGAGGCACATTGTTCCGGCGCAAGCTTGTAAATAGCCCACAATATCGAAAGCGCAAATAGCTTGCACCTCTCAGAGACTCTCATCAACAACTTCACCAAATTAATCACAACATTGGGACAATCTCTCAACGCCATTCTTCCTTCTGGAATCGTCGACACCACCTCCAGAATAAACAGCGCTATTTCCAAGCACTCATCGTTTAGTGTTGgcaatagatccaccagctgcgGCACCGCTCCGATTCTCACAATGGAAGTTCTAACTGATTCTTGGGAACTGCACATCATCTTGATCAGCTTGAGGCCGTTCAAGACCACCCCAGTTGGGTGTTTCTTGTCTCTAACTAACCTCAACAAACCCACCAACAGACTCAAGCTTGACACGTGTCCTTCTAACAACAATATCTCAATCAACTTTGCACAGTTCATCTTTGTTTCAACGGTTCCCTCGTTCATGATATCCACCAATAACGACACTTTTGATGGATGCATCAGATTCTTCTTAACCTCTGAACTCAAGTCCAGCTTCACGAGTATCCCAACGGCTTCTGACCCAACAGCATGGGAAGTGAAAGGACCTAACAATGAAGAAACCAAGGCAAGTCCGTTGTGTTCCACAACTGTCTTCCTTATTGAAGCGTGAGAATGAAGGAGGTGGCGAAGTTCCTTGAGGGATTTAACTCTTGCTTGACCCTTAACCTTGTTGAGTGATTCCAAGAGGTGAAAGGCTGTGCGTTGAACGTCTTGGAGGCTTTTCTTGATGGAGAAGTAGTTGTGAGAGAACCATGTGAGGATGAAGCGGTGGAGGGTGGTGTTGGGGGTGAGGGAGAGGTCCCAAAGGTGTTGCATGGTGGTAGGACAAGTGTTGTGGCCGAGGGACAACCATTTGAGGATGTTGGACCTGTCGTAGGTTTGGCCGGTGCAGAGTGTGACTGGGTCTCTCATTGGCTCCAGCGAGATGGGACAGATGAAAACCGAAGGAACATCTTCCATTGATGACTCCATCTCTTCAATCAACACCTTCAGAGGAGGAGGAGTAGGCATTGTTTCTTGCATGGACTTAAATTTCTACAAGAATATTAGGTGCTGAAAAAGAATGAAAAGATAAGAAGCAAGCGTGAGGGAGAGGagatatagatatagaaatagaaatagaaagaaaagaataagGAGAAGAAGCAATAAGCCAAtaatagagaaaagagagagagaaggactACTTTATTTGggttttctttttcctctctaaGCAAATTTGCTTtgtctcattttttattttcttgtgcATCTGTAACTGTGATATGTCTTTTTGTGGTCAAAAAGTAAAGGCAATGCCTATACATCATGACCAACATGATTGAGTCTTAATTTTCCATCACTAATACCGATGCTCTCTTCCTCTTTCAAACCCAAACCACTTGTTACTTAATTACTGCACCTTCACCTCACCTTACCAAGATAGTGAAAACTCAGCTAATGTCGATTTTTCatgaagttaatagttaaaaattgttagataaaaatttagtcaaattatttaatcattcttaactatcaacttcatatgaagtaCAATCCACATGAGTTTCCACGCACCAAAATAGAAATGTTAAAAAATACAACTACTTgcatatttttaaaagtaaaatagtttttctttttgGTCGGTAAAGTAAAATAGTTTATATTCCAATTATTTTTTCAGAAAAACAAATGTTTGCACTAAATCATTCACATAGTGATTGGGTTTTGGCGACAATTCACCACACGTGTAGTCAGTCATGCATATAGTTCAAAGTTCACTCTTTCGAGTCAGTAGCAGTGTAATAACTAATACGGTCATGTTTGCTTTTCTTCTTTAATGtggtaaaaaattaaagtttgagtTGTGGACCTGGGCTGCGACACATAGTCAAAAAGGTTAAATAGATGCCACCAATCGAATCATAATTTAGGATATATATCCACATATTCTTCTCCATTGGTCCCAATAAGTTCAAACTCTGCCAAACTTTCACAATGTAATGGTTAAACGTATCGTATTTGTATTCACTATTTCGCATGGTCATAGAGTAGTCACTCTGTTTAAGAACAGGCACGATATCTTAGGTAGTAGGAGAGGCAATAGTTCAAACATTCAATATCGTAATGCACATAAAAAATATTGCTTATTTATTTGAGCTATAAGTTTTCTCACATTGCTTATATGTATTCTGAATATGAGAAGGCTCACATGATTCCTTGTTCTCGGTTGGTCTATCTAATCCACAGCACAAAATCAGAGGAGGACCATGACCAATTGACCATAGACATAGATACAAATAAAATACAGGATTGAGAAGAAGTATTGAGCACTCACCCACAAAAAAGGCAAGTGCACGAGGGGTTGTTCCGCTTTCTTTTACTTAACTTCAAAAAGTAGTCAAAAGTCAAAGGAAAGTGAATCTAGTCAAAAACTCAAGAGTGCCTTGTCTGAAGCCTTTGGAATTTGTACCCTCCACTTGGGTGTTATAGGtttggtttgatttggttttgaattaAAAACCAACCGAATCGATCTATTTGGTTTTTATAGGGTTTCAACTAATCGGTTTATTATTTGTATAACAATCGAATCGAATCGATTTAAAAGCAGTTTAATTCGgtcgattttttaatttttaaatcataacTAATAGAAAATTAATCTCAATAAAATGATgtttaaaataatcaataaactgaaataacattacattacattcaaattcaacataatttcaaCTCATTCCAacaactaaacataaaacattgtATTATTAATCTAATTCTTCGGTTCGGTTCAGTTCGAATCGATTTTTGCCGAATCAACCAAAAATCAAACCGAACCGATCAGTttaattcagaaaaaaaaaactaaaaaaaaccaatttttcagttttttatttaattgtaaatttTGACTCGATTTTACGGTAAATTTCAGTTCAGTTCGATAACTTACACTCCTGTTCTCCACTTCTCTTCCCCCTACCGATATGATGGACTTCTGTTCAACTATTActcaaatatataatttattactaATTTTGCACGTATGGTTGGAATTAATGGATAACGAGATCTCTGCATGATTGaactaattatataatttaattttcattttcaaaattatgAACAATTATTCAATTACTCAAATACTATAAACTCCATAGGAGGCATTAATTTTTGCATACAAAGACATATATATGACCATCATCTATCTACCTACAAAAATGTTGCCAAAAGCAGTATGTGAGTGATGAGAATTAATTCTACTAATCTCAGCAATTATTTGTTCAAGTGCAACTTCATCTTTTAGTATTGAAACATGAGACACACCATCAATCTTAATCACTTTGATGCTTTGGTTTTTATTGTCTTCTCCCACTAATGACTGAAGGGCCAACAAGCTCACCATGTTCACCGTTCCATCACCATCCCCATACAAAATTTCTGGCCCTTCATCAAAATCACCATTCCTGTAAAACAAAATCTCCGGGGTACTGACCCCACTCCCTATAACACAAGTAATAGGAACTTGTTCCGGTGCTTTAAGGTTCTCTATTAACGGCAAAATGCGTGTTTTATAAGGATAAACCCCTTCCAGAAAACCAATATCTTTGAGAAAATCAGGCATGTCATGTGCTGAATAGCTTCTATTTTGAGTGATGAGCAACTTTTGATGATGACCATATACTTTGGGATTAGGCAAAAGCCATAAGTTACTCTCGGAGCTTCTCTGCTGAGGTCTAACTATCAATGGATCCACCAAGGGAACACCAAGAGTGTTGCCAGATGCAAAAGTGAGCATTTCGTCCATTGCACCACCCCATGGTGCAGAAAGtgccaccaagtgtttgatgaatttccTGCTCCATGAAGGGTCGTTTCGGTTAAGGAGTTCCAAGGCGAATAGACCACCTAAGCTGTGGGACACAAGAATCACTTCCTTCCCACCGTTTGAAGCGCTTGCTTCTTCTATCAACTTCTTGAGATCTTCAAGGAACTTTGATCCCACTTCACATGGGTGCCCTTCGCCTGCAAGACCATAACGAAAATCATAGGGTGCTCCGAACAGTGTTTCACCTTCAATGTAACCAAGCTTTTCTAATGAATCTACCAGGGAAGCCATATATTCCGTGACATACCTGTAAAAAACTAAAGAGGTTAATGTTCAATgctacaatttttttaaaaaaataatgagctCAACATAATAACACGGAGCATCAAAGAAAAAGTACTAGAcagataaaataaactaattattaattatctttGGCAATGCCATCAATCATCTAAAAGATCAAATATCACTCCACTCTTTATAATTCTTAATCAACTTGTTGACTACTTCCGCAATACCTGTTTCTTAATGACTGAAGATTTTGTCATTCCTTTCTAACCAAGTGCTTGaaatgataaaatgataaaagtaAAACCAAACTCACCAACATTCTATTTATTCTACTGCACGATTAACCCTGAACCAAACTAAATCCCTAAAGTGGTTTTGAGATTCCACATTTAACAAACAGAGCCATGAGCTGTCACTCTCTTGCAACATTACTGGACAATGGAAAATCAAGTTGGTTGCTTTTGGTGTTCAATTAATACAAAAATGAAGTCGTTTTGATAGTTGTATACGCACACACATTAATTAAGCGTTTCTATTTTGATTGAACCTCAAAAGCAAACAATATCACTTTACCATTGTTTAACATGATAAAGAAGTGTGAGTTCAGTTACCACCATGGTACCCAATGCTCCATTTTGGAATGACAATAGTGTAATTAAAACCTCAAAGATAAAATTATGTGCATGTGAGAGACCCATATGCGTAAAGAAGAATGAGCACTTACTTAAGACGAGGATTGAGATAAAGAAGGGAGGAGGTGGAACCAAAGTGAGGGACACGGGTGAGAACCCCAGGGGTATTAAAGTAATCATCTCGGTCTTGATTGTAGTGAAGCATCATGCGGTCAGCGAAGCATTTGgtgaaaggagaaagaaggacAGAGGAATCGAACCAGAGTCTGAACCAACCATTCTTTTTCTTGAAAAGAGGGTACCAGGAGTTGCAAACGAAGCTAGAGGGTTTGTAGTCTTGGGTCAACTTAGCTTCTAGTTGGTTCCCTCCGGCGCCAGGTATTAGGATCAACGGGTGAAGATTGGTGTTACCGTTAGCGGTGGGGGTTAGTGTTATTGCTCCACATGTGCACAGCAACGATAACATCGCAACTGCCACTGTAACTGTGGCATCATCACTTCCAATGTGCTTCTTCATCACATGAATGAATGATCACCAATGGATATGTGGATATGAGTGTAGTAGTAGTAGTCAGATATCTGAATTCTGAAGCATGTGATTTTTAACTAGATTAGGTGACACGTGTAATGTATGCTACGGTGGATATTACTTGGCTACGGCGATGCCCCGTTATTACTCAACAAATTCAACACCAGAGACGCTCacctcaatttaaaatttttataaaataaatataaacttatttttaatatatgttttaaagtatttaaaatattttttatttcaaaaataataataatattttattcaataagaaaataaatactcaagataaaaaaatagaaaaaaaatctcaaataCTCGTCACCAACGATAAAATTATaagaagaaaataacataaaaaagtagataaaaaaaaaagtttagaatattatgcataaaacaaaatagataattttttattcaacttaaGCGATATTGCTAGTATTTTTTTTCCGATGCTCCTGGACATACTCAAAGATTCACGACACCTCTCATTCCAAATATTCCAAATTATAATCAAAACTAGTCAAGCTCTTTGAGGGCTTGTTTCTTAAAATCCAGTTTGTAATACCGAATCCCTTAACCAATCGAAAAACAAAGAATATCTATAATCTGGAATAAGGTAAGCCAAAAGATTCTTCTTCCACACTAGATTTGCgtctttacaaaaaaaaatagacagtgtataaatgattttgaaattgacTTGCAAATTGAATAAGTTGTCGGAGTGGATGGGAACCGTTGATGGAGAACAAGAAACTTTTTCATAAATGACTCCAAACTGGTCTCTATTACATGAAGTTCGGACAAAATTTAATGGAAGTATGGTAAAATTGATAAGCAATCATGTATTGTGATGCAACATCTATCATATGTTTTTACTCTGTTCATTACCTATTAAATTGTGTCTTCACCTTCTCTTGGGATTATGGAAAAGATACGGAGCAATTTCTAgaggaaaaagatttgaaattaatacTTGATTCCACTATTTATTTGACAAAAACAGGTCTTTTACCCATAATAAATGGTAATTATCTGATAGTAGTACCGCATATGGTGAAACAGTGAAGAAGTAAGGAGGAGGAAGCCATGATTCACTAAAGATTCGGATATCACCAAAACTTACTTTTCAACTAATGTTTTTCTCTACAACTCGCCTCTCTTCAAGAATACTTTGCCAACCTCAAGAAGATAAGGTTTCCACTTCTGCTGTAAGGATATAATTAAATCTATAGTATTTAtctttaaatattttagaaagaagaAAGTTAGGTTGAGTCATGATTTTCCAACACGTACTGTTTACCAAAAAAAAGTAAGGTTTTGAGCTGTGAGAAGTGAGATATTTAAAACCAAGCCCGCCTTCTTTCTTAAGTCTAGTCATTTTATCCCAATAATTCACACCATTCGTCTTTCAAAACTTTGCTGTCCCCACCAGAATTGAGTTAGAATACTATAAATTTCATTTAGCAAGTTGTTCGAAAGTTTAAAACATGACAATGTGTATATTCGTATGACTTTACCAACTGCTCGGAGTAATATATGTCTTCCTCCATTAGATAACAAgcattttttttatcattgtatcCTTTTGAGAACTTTATATTTGATTAAGTTGAAGGTGGCTTTCTTAGAGCGGTTGACAAGGGAAGATAAACCTAAATATTTATTCTGTGCACTTATGTGAGAAATTTTTAGTTGGACTATTAGTGAGGTTCTAATCAGCTCTAAAGTGTTATTACTAAAAAACAGGATCGAGTTATtaatattaactctttacccactgaAATTCTTATAAGATTCCAATAATTTTAAATGAGAGGCACAACTATTTTTCGAAACTTTACTTAATAGAATAGAATTATCAGCTAATAGCAAGTGATTAGCATGTTAATACGTGTTAAGAATAATATCAAGTTATGTTAGTGCGTCGTTAATAAAAAATGGTCAGGAATTAAtatggtataatttttttaatctaaaaaatataatcaatataattgaaattttaaaaataatt
This region of Arachis hypogaea cultivar Tifrunner chromosome 8, arahy.Tifrunner.gnm2.J5K5, whole genome shotgun sequence genomic DNA includes:
- the LOC112706416 gene encoding lecithin-cholesterol acyltransferase-like 1, which codes for MKKHIGSDDATVTVAVAMLSLLCTCGAITLTPTANGNTNLHPLILIPGAGGNQLEAKLTQDYKPSSFVCNSWYPLFKKKNGWFRLWFDSSVLLSPFTKCFADRMMLHYNQDRDDYFNTPGVLTRVPHFGSTSSLLYLNPRLKYVTEYMASLVDSLEKLGYIEGETLFGAPYDFRYGLAGEGHPCEVGSKFLEDLKKLIEEASASNGGKEVILVSHSLGGLFALELLNRNDPSWSRKFIKHLVALSAPWGGAMDEMLTFASGNTLGVPLVDPLIVRPQQRSSESNLWLLPNPKVYGHHQKLLITQNRSYSAHDMPDFLKDIGFLEGVYPYKTRILPLIENLKAPEQVPITCVIGSGVSTPEILFYRNGDFDEGPEILYGDGDGTVNMVSLLALQSLVGEDNKNQSIKVIKIDGVSHVSILKDEVALEQIIAEISRINSHHSHTAFGNIFVGR
- the LOC112706417 gene encoding U-box domain-containing protein 30, with the protein product MQETMPTPPPLKVLIEEMESSMEDVPSVFICPISLEPMRDPVTLCTGQTYDRSNILKWLSLGHNTCPTTMQHLWDLSLTPNTTLHRFILTWFSHNYFSIKKSLQDVQRTAFHLLESLNKVKGQARVKSLKELRHLLHSHASIRKTVVEHNGLALVSSLLGPFTSHAVGSEAVGILVKLDLSSEVKKNLMHPSKVSLLVDIMNEGTVETKMNCAKLIEILLLEGHVSSLSLLVGLLRLVRDKKHPTGVVLNGLKLIKMMCSSQESVRTSIVRIGAVPQLVDLLPTLNDECLEIALFILEVVSTIPEGRMALRDCPNVVINLVKLLMRVSERCKLFALSILWAIYKLAPEQCASEAVEAGLAAKLLLVIQSGCNPVLKHMSAEFLKLCSLNYSASIFISKCMLTTTIQ